The genomic stretch TTTACCTTACATTAGAATTAGACTAGAATTTAGATTAGTCTCTCTATTTTTCCTCTCTCAATATTTAGAACCCTAGAATTAATTTTCCTCTCTTCAATTAGTCTAGAAAAATTGTAATCTTTATTAGAAATCAATGTAATTGTTCTTTAATTTATCTAAGTTCTTCATTTCTCATTAGCATACATTTGGTCATctttgggttgtattttggaagacaagaagaaattcatctCCTTTATCAATCCAAGTTCATTACTTTCAtcttagttggtataattctcatcctttgtttacatttactttcattagtttacatcttTTATGTTGGTTAATTATTATCCATTCAAAGTTTCtatctttatcatgtttacaatGTTTACTTGTGTGTTGTTGCATATTGTTGGTGATTTCTCATccatgaacatgtgtgagtagtctcatATAGTGTTTAGGGGGATCTTGGGTCATTAATGGGTATAAAATTGGGTTAATAACATTTGGTGTTGGGTGATTAATTGGTATTTACTTTCATGCATATGAAGTGCTCGATGAAATGTTTGAACGAAAGTTGAATCTTTTATTAGCATGTTTAACTTGTCTTGGTGCTTAAGCTATTGGATGGTCTTTATGTTACGATTAGTAGATCAATCGGTCTTGTTCTTATGCATATTAAGTGTTCGTAGAATTGTTTGAACGAAAGTTTGACCCTTTCTTTGACATGTTTGACTTGTCTTGATGCTTATGCTATTGGAAGGTCTATATGCCATGTTAGTATTGAGTTCATCTTAATTAAGTGACAACTTGTTAATGAACTTGAGGTGACTAGGAAATTAGTCTTAATTCTTTGACCATTGTCATCACCCATATCttgttttaatcttgttttaTGCCCCCAATAACCCGAGTGAACCCGAAAGCTCTAGTCTTTCTCATATTGATAAATTACAAGttcatttagtttaattttatatttatttgcatcttagtttataaTCAAACCTCCTTCATTTATtagactaaactaaagactaaaacaaaccaagtatctaacccccgccatctttgtgttcgacaccctaattatactacttaatttgggttctttataaattgtttttgattagGAAATGACGACAAATCTCTTATTATCAGGTATACAAAGTGAAGGATATTAGACAAAAGGAATGCTGTTCTCCTGGTGACATTAAGAGTGCTTTTGAAGAATTTTATATGTCACTCCTTGGTGAGTCTTAGCCTGTGACTCCTATTAACCAGGCTATTGTCAGGATGGGGCCATGTCTAACAGCTGATCATAGAGCTTCTCTGCTAGCTCCCCTTTCTGATAATGAAATTAAGAGGGCAATGTTTGATATCCCTGGTAACAAAGCACCAGGCCCTGATGGCTTTGGGAGCCAATTTTTCAAAGATGCATAGCACATTGTTGGCCCTGAGGTGTCTGCTGCTGTTAGGGATGTATTTACCAAGGGAAAACTGTTGAAGCAATGTAATCACACTGTGATTACTTTGATACCTAAAGTTGCTATTCCTGATAATGTCAAGCAATTCAGGCCCATTGCTTGTTGTAACACTGTCTACAAATGCCTTTCCAAATTAATTTGTAATAGATTGAGAGATATCTTGCCTGATATTATAAGTCCTTCTCAGAGTGCTTTCATTAAAGGGAGGGACATAGTGGGGAACATACTTATTTGCCAAGATCTAATCAGATTGTACAAGAGGAAAGCATGTTCTCCCAGATTGTTGATGAAATTAGATCTGCAAAAAGCGTATGATTCTCGTTGAGTGGGATTTTGTGCATGATATCTTTGTCTGCTTTGGCATTCCCTCCTCAAACTATTGAGTTGCTTATGCAATGTGTAACTACTACTTCCTACTCTATTGCTCTTAATGGTGTGACCTTTGGCTTCTTCCAAGGGAAGAGAGGTTTGAGACAAGGAGACCCATTGTCTCCCCTCCTTTTCACCATTTGCATTGAATACCTCAGTAGGATTTTGAGGGTAGTTCAGAGGCACAGGCAGTTTAGGCACCATCCTCTTTGCAAACACATTGGACTGACCCACCTTTGTTTTGCAGACGATCTGATTATGTTCTGTAAGGGGGATAGGAAGAGTATTGAGTTACTACTGAATGCTTTTGGCTATTTCTCTAAGGCTTCAGGTctgcaaatgaacaaggagaaatctAATTTTTTTGTAATGGTATGATCGAGCAATTTTGATTACAGAGATTGAATCTGAGACTGGAATGAAACCTGACAAGGTTCCTTTTAAGTATTTGGGGATCAATGTTTCTCCTAAAAGACTGTCAGTCTTAGAATGTCATTGTTTGGTAGAGAAAGTTGTTGAGAGAATAAGGGGATTATGGTCTAGAAAGTTGGCTTACTCTGGCAGACTGGTTCTTGTGGAATCAGTGCTTAGTTCCCTGCATTCATATTGGGCACGGACTTTTATAATTCCCAAAACTGTTATTGCCAAGATTGAAGCAGTGTGCAGACGATTTCTTTGGCATGGTACTGAACAACATGAAGGTCCTGGGATGCTATATGTCGTCCATTTAACCAAGGAGGGCTTGGGATAAAGAAACTGTCTGATTGGAACATTGCAGCACTGGGGAAATACGTTTGGTGGATTAAACAGAAAGCAGACCATTTGTGGGTCAAATGGGTGCGTTCCATTTATATCAAAAGATGCACCTGGAAGGAGTATGAACCATCAATCAACAGTAGTTGGGCTTGGCGCAAAATTTGTCAAGTGAAGACTATTTTTCATCAACTCTTTTATGGTAGTGTGGGACAACTGACAGGGCAGTATACCATTAAGCAAGGATACAATTTTCTTCGACCTGATATTGAGAAAGTCAGGTGGGCATCATTGGTGACAGTTCGTTGGATGTTGCCCAGACATAGGTTATGTGTGTGGCTCATAGCTCAGGAGAGACTACTCACACAAGATAGGCTCAAGAAGATGCAGATCATTCCTGATAACCTATGTTTCCTGTGTGGACTGGTTGAGGAGGACCATGAGCACCTCTTTTTCAGGTGTGAGTACAGTAGAAAATGCAGGGATTTGGTTCACAGGTGGTGTCCTTTTCAGCTGCCTGCAGAGCATTGTTGTGACTGGTGGATTAAATGGAGATCACGATGTTTGGCGAGGAAAAAAGTGCTTGCAGTTGTGTTGGCAGCCTTGATGAATAATATATGGTGGTGCAGGAACAAATGCAGGGTGGATATGATTCTCCTTAGACCTGAAAGCTTAGTCAGACAGATTCACAATGAAGTTCGGCTAAGGTTGAATAGTATTAGAATTGGTAGTAAGAATAGTAAAGCATTGCATTGGATTGACATAATATGTAAGAATTAGGATAAGCATAGTGCTTATCTTACAAAATTGTTGTAATGGGCTTGGTTAATTATTTAATGAGAAGCttacctttcccaaaaaaaaaaaaaaaaaaaatcactaaaacgataactttagtcaatctcgtttcgtcaaacatgtaagctTGAGGGtataaatcccattttattaccttacttttatttcttctcaattaatgtaaatctatatcaaaagcacgttcaaaaaccgatttaaaatccattttttaaaaccgtttttacgaAACAACAGAGGTCAGAcgccgagaagaaacgcagcagcaactgcgcctctttgaagggtcgcagctttgctgcgcctcttccagaggttgcttgctgctcctgctcttcttcttcttcctcgacttcctgcaagtttctctttttcttatttctttcgtttttttgttttctttgttgtttcagtatataaatcatatATTTTAACAATTCCCTTTTAATTACAAcgcttaattcgtccttaatcccgagtaattcaatactttcgggttttcgccgttttaattcaaatcgattcttcggggtTTCGATTTGTTCATGCCGAGATTCTGGAAtcctaatttgatacataagttttcttctGAATCTTGGTTTTCCAGTTTCGTCCTAATTTAACCTCaagttttgctttttttttttgtatttccaacacgagttcatcgtataatcataatcatgtaaactGCTGTAATTTcttgttttaattcgttttacgGCTTGCCCAGATATATATAATCGGTTAAAAtacttcaattcgagtctaatatcgataattCACCTTAATTTTACCAACGAACGATAACAATGtagcggttctgacttcacagccagaacccagctctagaacaaacgcctgaagtgctgcgcctcttccagaggacgcaacagatgttgcgcctgttctgggttggtctctgtctctgaactctttctcgctgtgacgtagctcctaattacgggttaaatcaactattattcgtattatcacctctaatctgacatattttcatattttaattctaagtttatttttcttttattttcttcttcgaaatctcgTCTTTGAGTGTGCTTTTGACGTAGGTCAATTAAACCTtataatatttgtaattttaattattgtaattcatttatcgtaattattattatgtatgatttaattttatggcattcacatgtattaaATCTAACAtccaacttcgaccaaattgtttgctaaaacacgtgttcaccgacatagtctaatttcacatgctaagattaatctatgtttgttgcattgcatgcattacatcgacgacatatcaaatatgaacaatttccctaatcattagtagaggccgctatcgaggtgggcaggattaggtgttcaaattaaagaacttcctaatacgtaccctcaccccttactccagttatctctggacatccgtgtccattggcatctcgagagtcattctagacatggaatgctaaAGGTAACGAATTTCTGAGTGTTCATGTCACTGCttcgtgtcttgacatggcatgaggtattcgaacggtttccaatttttccacaataaattggtggcgactccacaaatgcaggcttattcaacctttcaccggtttcaatgcctcaccaaccGGTAACTGTAACgacaaattttgtattgcgataactgaaatacaaaacaaggaaacaaaatgagtttttattaatatcagaaaagttcgtgtacaatctctaataatCCTTTGATTCTAACTAAACAAACAGGGTACGCGTGCACGATCCACGTAGGGGGTGCGCGTGCGTTTTGCACGTGGTGCACGAGCAGAGGGTGTATGCACTCTACGCGCGACGTTGACTTGTATTCTTGAGAGGGTAGAATGACTTGAGTCTCTCTTGaatgtttgaatgtttgaatattcgagtttgaatgtttgaatattcGAGTTTGAATGTTTGAGTTTTCCTGCGCAGGCGGCACGAATTTGTTGTGCTTGTTGACTACTTATGTTGAATTTCACGAGATTTTCAGAGAGAATTCCAGAGCTTTTTTTTTTCGAGTTTTTCTGTCTCCTCTGAAATGAATAAACTTGGGGTATTTATTGAGAAAAGTTGGGCTTTCTCCAGCTTAGGGTTGCAGGCCCATTTCTCGGTCCGTTTGAAATTTTAGCCCAATTGAACTTCTGTTTGGACCCGAATAATTCAGAATAACCCAAATTTGATTTTAAAAGGGacaaaaataattaaattgagtaatttatttattattaactcaaattaattaatttctgTATTTTCGACACTTAAATAAAATTTCagtgcctacaaattgccccctcgaGACTTTGTCACGTACACCATTGAAGTGTTTCAGCGTGACAGGGTCTCGaaccttcttttttttttgacttGGAAGTCAACTGACATCCATCTTGTTGTGGCAGTAgcatttttttttcggccatccTGTCATTATCTTACTTGGCGGATGGTTGGCGCACTACAAGAAAACTtgaaacaggcgaccgaaatttggcgactgaaaaaagcagtcgccaaattggcgactgatattcaatttggcgactgaaattagtcGCCAATATGGCGACTGACTTTTTCAAAAAAGGAATCAAACGTGGCGACCGAAATAttggatttggcgactgaattatgggtagtcgccaatttggcgactgaatttcagtcgccaaaatgacAATCAGTCGCTAAAATTTATAGTACAAACCAGCCTGTCATTTTAAAAAGGGAATCTACGTGGCGACTGACTTTttgaatttggcgactgaaattagggtagtcgccaaatttggcgactgattttcagtcgccaaattcaaaaagtcagtcgccaatttttttattactttcagccccctctctcctactttactctttgtgaaacaaaaaaaaaaagggggacgAGCGAGCGATTTGGCGAACGACGACACcaaccaacaacaccacacaaccacccttccaccgccatttccaccgccatttccaccgccacatcCACCGCCACTAATTAggttagttgtttttgtttaatttcagtttatttagtttaatttgttagattaatttataattagtttgattaatttgttgttagttggttagatttatttgtagttagtatgttttattaatttgtagttagatttagtttaatttgtagttagatttagtttaatttgtgtttgaattaaaagggaatgattaagggggtttttgtctaggtttagggttatgggtgggggtggTTCGGTGGGTGGCGGTCGGCCGGCGGTCGGCCGTGGTGGGCGTGGTTGGGGTGGGTCGtggggtggtgtttggtgttggtagctaagtgaaatgtctcattatcattagtattaagctaagtgaaaccgtcttaattaatattattattattattattactaagttaagtgaaaccgtcgtattattattaatattaagctaagtgaaaccgtcttttgcattaatggaattagctaagtggaaccgtcttttggattaagagaaattagctattagctaagtagaaccttctttaggacttgattttgataaatttagtttgataattcatgttattgatgaattgaggtagaataaccttgttatttttgtttttcttttctcttttcagggttgtcaccgcgctgctaggcaccaccgtacgcggtagctgttgcttcttgttttcttttcatttttgcttttacttgattaggtaacctcctcttaccagttaccttttaaatttactaattttagttcaaattatgttacggactataggatagaagcctttattatgtggttgaattgggctattgattgacttaattaatttagtacttgattgtgttgttgtttgatttgatgttgacttagtacccgttcaagaattactcattaggagtaattcttgaatagtccccattttgggactgtctttgtacgtttcaagtcatttaggtagtaaacacgtacttgtgatttattaatgaggaatgagtttggtggcgatccctttaatgttctccgaatacatgtatatgtgtatttggagaatcaagggaattgtctttgccgaattttttcctcattaataaattacaagtgtgtttgctagtgacttgaaacgtacattgacgggtttatgttggagtgataaggaccccattcgaagatggattacttattgacaatatttatatattgttttcatatgtttattgtataatgtggagtataatgtttaaattttgtatgtaatattattgttatttttttaaaatgtttaaattactttggggtcttctttagattaa from Silene latifolia isolate original U9 population chromosome 2, ASM4854445v1, whole genome shotgun sequence encodes the following:
- the LOC141641584 gene encoding uncharacterized protein LOC141641584, translating into MISLSALAFPPQTIELLMQCVTTTSYSIALNGVTFGFFQGKRGLRQGDPLSPLLFTICIEYLSRILRVVQRHRQFRHHPLCKHIGLTHLCFADDLIMFCKGDRKSIELLLNAFGYFSKASEIESETGMKPDKVPFKYLGINVSPKRLSVLECHCLVEKVVERIRGLWSRKLAYSGRLVLVESVLSSLHSYWARTFIIPKTVIAKIEAVCRRFLWHALGKYVWWIKQKADHLWVKWVRSIYIKRCTWKEYEPSINSSWAWRKICQVKTIFHQLFYGSVGQLTGQYTIKQGYNFLRPDIEKVRWASLVTVRWMLPRHRLCVWLIAQERLLTQDRLKKMQIIPDNLCFLCGLVEEDHEHLFFRCEYSRKCRDLVHRWCPFQLPAEHCCDWWIKWRSRCLARKKVLAVVLAALMNNIWWCRNKCRVDMILLRPESLVRQIHNEVRLRLNSIRIGSKNSKALHWIDIICKN